GAACACTAAATGAGCATACATAGCTCATAGAACATTATCACTTGGGATGTTATGAGGTCTTACAGACCTGTCATGTGTGCGACATTTAGTAACAAGGGTTAATGTGAGATTTAGGGTTTtgattcttaaataaaaaaagttaactaTAGAGCGGGAATATTAAAGGTTTCTATAATAAGGCTATAAGATTCACTAATCTTTGGTATGAATTGAAATCCATTTGAATATTAGTATAacactataaatgtatatttttaaaaattgttttgattttttgtactTCGATCAACAAAGTTATAGGTTTCAGACTTTTTTCGCATACATTTCCTCATAATAGTTTTGGGTTTCATTCCTTTTTCCATTTCTCAATTTGTTCGTCAATTGTTGATTCCACTACTTTACCGCTAGCTTTGGCCATTTTCCAAAAGTATACCGTCACATCACTTAAGAATTTCTTAGTCGTCTCTTCCAGACCAGCTTCATTCAAGATTTCTATATAACGGCCATTCGAAACACCGGTATCCTTTTCCTTATTGAGCAGAAATGCGCTTTCGCTGAACTACAAATATGAAGAAATACTAAATCAGAAAAAAGTCTCTACAAAATCTTCACTTCACGCGCTTACCTCAACGAAAGTGTCACGCCACATTTTGTCCTTCTCCTGCACAGAGTCTGCCAAGATGGCTTGCTCCAGCCGCTCAATATACGTATTTATATCGCTGACACGCTTCACTGTGGCCGGCAGAAACCCTTTTACCTTGCTGAAATAGTCAATTTGTGAGCGAAATAGGTTGTTGAGGAAGAGTTTGGTCTCATTCAAGGCCTCGCGTTCGAACTGCGCACGTGTGGCGCTGCTAATGAGAGTATTCTCTACAGAGTTATCTTCCGGTCTCTCCGTTTCGAAGGATTCAACGCTCTCGGCACTGCGCGGCTCGCGTGGGATGCGGGCGCAGAAGTAGTGCTGCGGGTAACGGGAATCATCATTGTTTAGATAAACTAGTGTAGGTATTAGTGAGTCTTACCTCCGCACTTAGCAGGCAAATAAAGATGATTACAACTAGTTTCTGCGTCATTTCCAGTCTGTTCATGCACTTTCACAATTGGTTTTGCGTGGACTCACTCAAATACAGTTAGCACAGTAGTGACTGCGACACCTTATGCTATAAAACTGCTACtgaagatttatttttatgaaagtaaatatttttgtctaaGACAATTGAAAtgtgtgtattatttattgcgcgGACGACTTATCAGCTAACTTTTGTGACGCTGCGGACCGACTGCCACACAACCGAGAGAAATCATTTCACTTCGTTTGCTGTGCTGATAACACAGATTTTTAAATGCTTACATTGAATCTGCGAAGCAAATTGAAAcgactttattaaataaacaatacagtacatatatgtagatgaaattccacaaaacaaaacataaaaataaaatgaaattaattaagtgaTGATAGTGAAACGTGGGGCACAAGtgctaaatttgtttatttagtttGAATGAGACTTCAAGCTGAATGAAACGGCTGACAAGCCGCActaattttagcatttttttctgTATCAGCGCCCGCTTTATGCGTCTCAACACTCGTTTAAGTAGCGT
This portion of the Zeugodacus cucurbitae isolate PBARC_wt_2022May chromosome 3, idZeuCucr1.2, whole genome shotgun sequence genome encodes:
- the LOC105211475 gene encoding uncharacterized protein LOC105211475, with protein sequence MNRLEMTQKLVVIIFICLLSAEHYFCARIPREPRSAESVESFETERPEDNSVENTLISSATRAQFEREALNETKLFLNNLFRSQIDYFSKVKGFLPATVKRVSDINTYIERLEQAILADSVQEKDKMWRDTFVEFSESAFLLNKEKDTGVSNGRYIEILNEAGLEETTKKFLSDVTVYFWKMAKASGKVVESTIDEQIEKWKKE